TCAAGCTGATTGAACGTCACTGGGATGGCATCGCGGCACACTGTGATCCCCGCAACAAAGTCTCCCTAGGATTCGTTGAGGGTCTGAATAACAAGATCCGGGTGATTCAAAGAAGAGCGTATGGGTTGCGGGATGAAGAGTATCTGCGGCTAAAGATCCTAACGTGCATGCTGCCGGAGATCTCATGACACAGAATGGGATACTCGCAGGACGCTTTGCCAAACGAACCTTCCACCGCAGGGGGCGCGAGCTGGAGGCTCGCCGCACGCCCCCCGCTAGTTCTAGCTCGAGGCGCCGCCCCAAAATGGTCGAAAATCACCCACACAAGTACGCGAAGAGGCTAAATAATATACACTCTGCGAGGTCACACCGGGAGGTCAGACGGCTCTCACGGAGGCACAGAGACACGGAGAAAAAGCATTCGAAGCCCGTTTCACTCACGGGGGCAGCGGTTCGAGCATGCTTCGCCATCTTCGTGTCTCCGTGAGATACCATGCCATTTCTGTCTCATCATTTGATTCGAAGGTTAGGATCACGAACCCTTGAGGATGACATCATTACTCAGTCCGCGAGGTTTTCAAGCGGGCTCAACGTTTTGCCCATTTGGGGGTGGGTTGACCGGCTGGAATCTCAAGCTTCCATTGCGGCGTTTTAGGCGTGCAAGTTGTTGGTTTCCGGGGGGCGAGGTTTTGAGAAATGTTCAGACCTTTTGAACTTTCTGGTCGAAGAGCCTGTTCCTTCGTGAGAGTTCGAGGTTTTGAGGGCGCCTTCAAGCGTCCATAGGTTCTGTCCTGTCCAAGCCTTGATGAGGGCAGTTTCCTGGCGTTTGTAGCGCACGATGTGCCTTTTTGAGCTCTTGCCGTCGCCCTGATTCACTCCGTGACTCGCGGGTGGTGGGGTGAGATCCCGGAACCATGGTCGGACCAAGGTTGAATCGAGGCGGCGATTTCGCTATAGCCACTGATCAGAATGACCGCGAACGCCTTTCCAGAGGAGCTTTTGGCTTGCCGTGAGCGTCTCCTGCACGAGGGGTTGGACCCTTGCCGCGCCGGCAGTATCTCCACGCGTGAGGAGGATTCGGACGTTTGGTGGTTCTTGGCCATGCA
This DNA window, taken from Verrucomicrobiota bacterium, encodes the following:
- a CDS encoding transposase, which produces KLIERHWDGIAAHCDPRNKVSLGFVEGLNNKIRVIQRRAYGLRDEEYLRLKILTCMLPEIS